In a genomic window of Streptococcus oralis:
- the mecA gene encoding adaptor protein MecA — protein sequence MKMKQISDTTLKITMTLDDLMDRGMEIADFLVPQEKTEEFFYAILDELEMPDNFLDSGMLSFRVTPKPDKVDVFVTKSKIDQNLDFEDLADLPDMEELAQMSPDEFLKTLEKSIADKTKDDIEAIQSLEQVEAKEEEQEQADKETESKKEPYIYYILRFSSLGDLVAFAKTVNYQMETSELYKMNGHYYLTILVDVENHPSPYPAWLLARMREFADDSDISRSVLQEYGQILINHDAVLNLQKIRS from the coding sequence ATGAAGATGAAACAAATTAGTGATACAACACTGAAAATAACGATGACTTTAGATGATTTGATGGATCGAGGAATGGAGATTGCGGACTTTCTCGTTCCTCAGGAAAAAACCGAAGAGTTTTTCTATGCTATTTTAGATGAGTTAGAGATGCCAGACAATTTCTTGGATAGCGGCATGCTGAGTTTCCGCGTGACGCCAAAACCTGATAAGGTGGACGTCTTTGTGACCAAGTCCAAGATTGACCAAAATCTGGATTTTGAAGATTTGGCGGACTTACCAGACATGGAAGAATTAGCCCAAATGTCGCCGGATGAATTTCTCAAAACCTTGGAAAAGAGCATTGCAGATAAGACCAAGGACGATATTGAGGCCATTCAATCTCTAGAGCAGGTCGAAGCAAAGGAAGAAGAGCAAGAGCAGGCAGACAAGGAGACTGAGAGTAAGAAAGAACCTTATATCTACTATATCCTGCGCTTTTCAAGCCTTGGTGACTTAGTTGCTTTTGCAAAGACGGTTAACTACCAGATGGAAACCTCTGAACTCTATAAGATGAATGGGCACTACTATTTGACAATCTTAGTCGATGTGGAAAATCATCCAAGTCCATATCCGGCTTGGCTCTTGGCTCGTATGCGTGAGTTTGCAGACGACAGTGACATCAGTCGTTCAGTCTTGCAAGAGTATGGGCAAATCTTGATCAATCACGATGCAGTTCTTAATCTGCAAAAGATTCGTTCATAA
- the msrB gene encoding peptide-methionine (R)-S-oxide reductase MsrB, translating to MAEIYLAGGCFWGLEEYFSRISGVLATSVGYANGQVETTNYQLIKETDHAETVQVIYDEKAVSLREILLYYFRVIDPLSINQQGNDRGRQYRTGIYYQDEADLPAIYTVVQEQERMLGRKIAVEVEKLRHYILAEDYHQDYLKKNPSGYCHIDVTDVENPLIDASNYEKPNQEVLKDSLTEESYRVTQEAATEAPFTNAYDQTFEEGIYVDITTGEPLFFAKDKFASGCGWPSFSRPISKELIHYYKDMSHGMERIEVRSRSGNAHLGHVFTDGPQELGGLRYCINSASLRFVAKDEMEEAGYGYLLPYLNK from the coding sequence ATGGCAGAAATTTATCTAGCAGGTGGTTGTTTTTGGGGGTTAGAGGAATATTTTTCCCGTATTTCTGGAGTGCTGGCAACCAGTGTCGGCTACGCTAATGGGCAAGTCGAAACGACCAATTACCAGCTGATTAAGGAAACAGACCATGCAGAAACGGTTCAAGTGATTTACGATGAGAAAGCAGTGTCACTTCGAGAAATTTTGCTTTATTATTTCCGAGTCATCGATCCCTTATCTATCAACCAGCAAGGGAATGACCGTGGTCGTCAATATCGTACTGGGATTTATTACCAAGATGAAGCAGACTTGCCTGCTATCTACACAGTGGTGCAGGAGCAGGAACGCATGCTGGGTCGAAAGATTGCAGTAGAAGTGGAGAAACTTCGGCACTACATTTTAGCAGAAGACTACCATCAAGACTATCTCAAGAAAAATCCTTCAGGTTACTGTCATATCGATGTGACCGATGTTGAGAACCCATTGATTGATGCTTCTAACTATGAAAAACCTAATCAAGAGGTGTTAAAGGACAGTTTAACTGAAGAGTCCTATCGTGTCACCCAAGAAGCTGCTACAGAGGCTCCATTTACCAATGCCTATGACCAAACCTTTGAAGAAGGGATTTATGTAGATATCACGACTGGCGAGCCACTCTTTTTTGCCAAGGATAAGTTTGCTTCAGGTTGTGGTTGGCCAAGTTTTAGTCGTCCGATTTCTAAGGAGTTGATTCATTATTACAAGGACATGAGCCATGGAATGGAGCGAATCGAGGTTCGTTCTCGGTCGGGAAATGCTCACTTGGGTCATGTTTTTACAGATGGACCGCAGGAGTTAGGTGGCCTCCGTTACTGTATCAATTCGGCCTCCTTGCGTTTTGTAGCAAAGGATGAGATGGAAGAAGCAGGATACGGCTATTTATTACCTTATTTAAATAAATAA
- the thrB gene encoding homoserine kinase, which translates to MKIIVPATSANIGPGFDSVGVAVTKYLQIEVCEERDEWLIEHQIGKWIPHDERNLLLKIALQIAPDLQPRRLKMTSDVPLARGLGSSSSVIVAGIELANQLGNLNLSNHDKLQLATKIEGHPDNVAPAIYGNLVVASSVEGHVSAIVADFPECDFLAYIPNYELRTRDSRGVLPKKLSYKEAVAASSIANVAVAALLAGDMVTAGQAIEGDLFHERYRQSLVREFVTIKQVAKENGAYATYLSGAGPTVMVLASHDKMPAIKAELQKQSFKGKLHDLKVDTQGVRVETK; encoded by the coding sequence ATGAAGATTATTGTACCTGCAACCAGTGCCAATATCGGGCCAGGTTTTGATTCGGTCGGTGTAGCTGTAACCAAGTATCTTCAAATTGAGGTTTGTGAAGAACGGGATGAGTGGTTGATTGAACACCAGATTGGCAAATGGATTCCCCATGACGAACGTAATCTTTTGCTTAAGATTGCCTTGCAAATTGCGCCTGACTTGCAACCGAGACGCTTGAAAATGACCAGTGATGTTCCCTTGGCGCGTGGTTTGGGTTCTTCTAGCTCGGTTATCGTTGCTGGGATTGAACTGGCTAACCAACTGGGCAATCTCAACTTATCTAACCACGACAAATTGCAGTTGGCTACCAAGATTGAAGGACATCCTGACAATGTAGCTCCAGCCATTTATGGAAATCTTGTTGTTGCGAGTTCCGTTGAAGGGCACGTTTCTGCGATTGTGGCAGACTTCCCGGAGTGTGATTTTCTAGCTTATATTCCCAACTATGAATTACGCACTCGCGATAGCCGAGGTGTCCTTCCTAAGAAATTGTCCTACAAGGAAGCTGTTGCAGCTAGTTCTATCGCCAATGTGGCCGTTGCAGCCTTATTAGCAGGAGATATGGTGACAGCTGGCCAAGCAATCGAGGGGGACCTCTTCCACGAGCGTTATCGTCAAAGTCTGGTCCGTGAATTTGTGACGATTAAGCAAGTAGCCAAAGAGAATGGTGCCTATGCAACCTATCTTTCTGGTGCTGGACCGACAGTTATGGTCTTGGCTTCTCATGACAAGATGCCAGCGATTAAGGCAGAATTGCAAAAGCAGTCTTTCAAAGGCAAACTTCATGATTTGAAGGTTGATACCCAAGGTGTCCGTGTCGAAACAAAGTAA
- a CDS encoding homoserine dehydrogenase, with amino-acid sequence MTVKIALLGFGTVASGVPFLLKENGEKIVQSAHSEIEVAKVLVKDEDEKNRLLAAGNDFNFVTNVDDILADKDVTIVVELMGRIEPAKTFITRALEAGKHVVTANKDLLAVHGAELLEIAKEHNVALYYEAAVAGGIPILRTLANSLASDKITRVLGVVNGTSNFMMTKMVEEGWSYDDALAEAQRLGFAESDPTNDVDGIDAAYKMVILSQFAFGMKVAFDDVAHKGIRNITPEDVAVAQDLGYVVKLVGSIEETPSGIAAEVTPTFLPKAHPLASVNGVMNAVFVESIGIGESMYYGPGAGQKPTATSVVADIVRIVRRLNDGTIGKDFNEYSRELVLANPEDVKANYYFSILAPDSKGQVLKLAEIFNAQDISFKQILQDGKEGDKARVVIITHKINKAQLENVSAELGKASEFDLLNTFKVLGE; translated from the coding sequence ATGACAGTTAAAATTGCTTTACTTGGATTTGGTACCGTTGCAAGTGGCGTGCCTTTCCTCCTAAAGGAAAATGGAGAAAAAATCGTTCAGTCAGCTCATTCAGAGATTGAAGTAGCCAAGGTATTGGTCAAGGATGAAGATGAAAAGAACCGCTTGCTTGCAGCAGGGAATGACTTTAACTTTGTAACCAATGTAGATGATATTTTAGCAGACAAAGATGTTACCATTGTAGTGGAATTGATGGGACGTATCGAACCTGCTAAGACCTTTATCACTCGTGCCTTAGAAGCTGGGAAACACGTTGTTACTGCTAACAAGGACCTTTTGGCTGTCCATGGTGCAGAATTGTTAGAAATCGCTAAAGAGCACAATGTGGCACTCTACTACGAAGCGGCAGTTGCTGGTGGGATACCAATTCTTCGTACCTTGGCAAATTCGTTGGCTTCTGACAAAATCACTCGTGTTCTTGGTGTCGTAAACGGAACTTCTAACTTTATGATGACCAAAATGGTCGAAGAAGGCTGGTCTTATGATGACGCTCTTGCGGAAGCACAAAGACTAGGTTTTGCAGAAAGTGATCCTACAAATGACGTGGATGGGATTGATGCAGCCTACAAGATGGTCATTTTGAGCCAATTTGCCTTTGGGATGAAGGTTGCCTTTGACGATGTAGCCCACAAGGGAATCCGTAACATCACACCAGAAGACGTAGCTGTAGCCCAAGACCTGGGCTATGTAGTGAAATTGGTTGGTTCTATCGAGGAAACTCCTTCAGGTATTGCCGCAGAAGTGACCCCAACCTTCCTACCTAAAGCACATCCACTTGCCAGTGTGAATGGTGTAATGAACGCTGTTTTTGTAGAATCTATCGGTATCGGTGAGTCTATGTACTACGGACCAGGTGCTGGTCAAAAACCAACTGCAACAAGTGTTGTAGCAGATATTGTTCGTATCGTTCGTCGCTTGAATGATGGTACCATTGGTAAAGACTTCAACGAATATAGCCGTGAATTGGTCTTGGCTAATCCAGAAGATGTCAAAGCTAATTACTATTTCTCAATCTTGGCTCCAGACTCAAAAGGTCAGGTCTTGAAATTGGCTGAGATTTTCAACGCTCAAGATATTTCCTTCAAGCAAATCCTCCAAGATGGCAAAGAGGGTGACAAGGCGCGTGTCGTGATTATCACTCATAAGATCAATAAAGCACAACTTGAGAATGTTTCAGCTGAGTTGGGCAAAGCTTCAGAATTTGACCTCTTGAATACCTTCAAGGTGTTAGGAGAATAG